The Elaeis guineensis isolate ETL-2024a chromosome 12, EG11, whole genome shotgun sequence sequence TAGGCACCGAAGATTGGGGGATGGGGATGCCTGCTCGAGATGATGACCTGTCGTCCTTAGAAACGCCCACAATAGGGGTTGTAGTCATTGAGGCCTGATTGGAGACCGTGCCTGCTTCATCTCCCAAAAGACGGCATTGGCCTTCGAAGTCCGACCAACGCTTCCAAGTACACGGATGAGATGGGCGTAGGATGTGGTGCTAGGGAGAAGGGTGGTCTCTTGAGGCCGCATGACAAGCACCTAACTGCGAAGATCTACAAGGAAGAAGGCATGTGGCGGATGATTTTTTGCGGAGCTTCGATGCAGCTCTGACGGAAGCGCATTCTCCTCATCCTCTTCGTGTTCCTCTCTCCATGCTCCCAACCTGCTGTCGATGGGGGTCGGGCTGCGGCATTTGTCGGAAGGATGCAGCATGttgggatgtctggtcaggacactacatttcaggatcttttcgataccctgcgttacagcaggaagaaagaagaaaaaaatagaaacaatcaaatacgtagatcagccaaaagagagcttgcctccatgagatatgtaagcttcactatgagaaaagaaaaaaattacaagaggagatcacactctCAATCCTCGTACATTCAATCTCTTCCTCACAAGagactctccctcacaaaagctctttttAGAAAGACCCTCCTGAAATCCTGAAGTGACCATTATCCGCTGTATGACAGTCTGCTTGAAGTCTCTGCTCCTGCTCCTGTCGGTGCCTCGCCTCTACTATTGGTTTGAGTCCTCTGCTGATCAAATCACGCACACACATCTCTGTTCCGTGAACAGagctttttaaagccttaaatcCGTGAAAGAATAGGAGTACAGGCTCCTCACAGCTTCCAAAATCTTTTTGAACCCTCAAATCACGACCGGCATGCTCCAGACGTCGGATCGTGATATAGTCCACAAAAAAATCCTGTAGACCGCGACAAACTGAGGGGAAATGGCTGTCGATCCACGGTGCACCACGAGAAATCGAGAGAAAATGCTCGCTCGATCCATGCGGATCCTCGTGGACTGTCGGTTCACACGCTACACGTGGACCGTGTGGAAAAAATTCACGCAGGCCGCGCAGCGCACGCTCGCATGCGCACCTAGGCCTGTGCCGCGCTCCGCGCACGTGCGCGTCCGCACATCTGCGCGCTTGCCTCCGTCGGCCTCCACTACTTCGGATTTTGTGCTATCTTCAATCAAGCGCATCCCTTTCGTTCGAACTCCGTTTGGAATGATCTTGGGCTTGTTAGACTCCGTTCGTCATCGCGAACCTAGCTGTGGATTTAGTGTGGACCGAATTTCGAGACGTCAAATCTTAATATAGCAAGACTTTTTTTTGGAGAAGGGGATGAGTGCACCAAGGGAGGGGAGGTAAGACACCGGCAATGGCGGCGATGGCCTACAACCTCCACCGTCGTCGTAGGGGGGATGCGGGGGAGATTGGATGGGTTCGCAATCACGGGCAGGGAGGAGAGGGGTAAGGTAAGGGAAAGCTGAAGCTGAAGTGGAAGTGGAAGTGGAAAGGGGAGGAAAAGAGCATGGTATATAATATGGTATTGGAAGTAGCTACCTGTCTCTCGGTTGATAAGATCTTAAAGGCCTCAAAAGATCTCTTGGGCGCGGCAGCGGTGATGCTTTAGCCACGGGCGTCGCAATGGGACACTGAGCATTCGTGTTTGGATTTAGATAATAGTCTATCTTACAAAATGCTTGCCCAGCCACAATTGAAGCTCGGCCGGTGTATGtcaggtgattttttttttttttttttaactctctCTTACCACAGGTAAATGAGATAGTTTTTGGAAGATCACCAACcatgattttttatctttttttttttctttcaaatgctTTTTAGAACCACAAAACTATAGCCACTGCTTAGTAGCATAACAAGACAAATGAATGTAGATCTTTTATTTACCTATATATAAGCACAGATATCAAGATTATGCTTCCATCATTACTGTAGCATTATTTGGTGATAGTGATGTGTATGGATCCTATAGTTCTTTGAagacattaaaattttaaatggagCATTGTACATAAGATTTATCTGGCCCCTTGATAAGGATGACACTGACATGCATAAATCATATTGAGGTATTTATGAATAACAACTAACGTGGCTTTGAATGTGCTTGGTGGCCTAGGAAAATTATCTGCAAAGCATGATGGTTAGGAGTTAGGACTTGCTTATATATAATTGATTTAATATTAGTTAGCATCATTCTTTTATcatctaatatatattttttaaattagcatCATCTCTTTTTAAGGGGAATTGATAAACATATATGACttagatttatattaaatttttgtaGGCCTTGTAAGAGTGATAATTGCTCTTGGAGTGGAATGATATGTTACTCTTCCATAGAACAATAGCTTCAAATATTACATATAAAGTCCCAGGTAATAAaaactatataatattatatcaaataATTCTATTTCTTGCTTCTAATATGtgtttttttctaccaaaaaaaaatgtGTTTTttaagttataaatttttaatcattagatgtatatgagattaaataattaattttcatcagtATCTACACTTACATTGAAAAAgattatttgattcaaaataacttATCTACGatggaaatagaaaaaaaaaaatcccatgcaTCGCATGGGTAATATGCTAGTTATTACAGCATAAGCATTTACCACCCTTTGACATGGCTACCATGAAGAAGCCTTCTACTGTGGAAAAATGCAAAACAAATATCCCAGGAATATTTGGCTGTACTTCTTAAACCTTAGCGGGCATAACTAGGATCACAGATCAGTAGGAATTCTCTATTGCCTTTTTCTTTCACTTACTAAAGGATATATATTAATTTCCGCTTCCCCTATAAAAGAACAACTTAATAAATAAGATCGGTGAAGCTGCTACTTTTACTGGTACATATAGGAAGAATAGAAAATAAGGCAGGCAAATTAATCCGGTCCCAGAGTCATTGATAAGCTCACATGGCCTCCAGCCTTCATGAATGGTACTCCGAGTCATAAATATGACCTGTAAACCTTTTCTCATCCGATCTGGGTCCTGTTTCTCCATTTTAGATTTGAGTCCTTATCTTGGATCAAATGATCAATCTGCGGCATTTCCAGATGCATGCCCGCTCTACTAAAGATTCAGTAACAAATGAGCGGAAGATGAGTTAGATGGCATCAGCAATGAAACAAGATAGATACTTATTCTTGGAGATATATTTAAATGCCACCGTTTTTGCGGTTAGAAAGGAACTTTAGGAGCTAGGTAGCAGCACTTGCATGGCAATGCCGTTGCGGTGGATGCACGGGAAATTAAGGAGGACGCTGCAGCAGTAGAGAGGAGCATTTAAACCCGCGAACAACTGCTCATGAAGCCAATAAATGCTCCCTCCCAACCAAACCGTCAGCGCCCTCATCAAATCCACTTCCATCCCCCCCTCTATTTAACCACCCCCTCACCACCATCATTCCACAGTACCAAACATTCGTCCCATCCTGCTCCTCCCCTTCCCAGAACACCCCTCGCCATGGCAGTAGAGAATGGGATGCCGGAGGAGGCCAAGGCCGAGAGCGTTAAGGTCATCAACAAGACCACGGTCTTCCCCGAAAAGAAGCCGGAGAAGGCAACGTGCCTTTTGAACACTTTTGACCTCCCTTATATAACGTTCTATTATAACCAGAAGCTTATGTTGTATAAGGGTGGGGAGTTTGAGGAGAATGTGGGAAGGCTGAAGGAGGGGCTGGGGAAAGTTTTGGAGTATTTTTATCCGCTGGCGGGGAAGCTGAGGCAGGACGAGGAGGGGGTGCTGGTGGTGGACTGTGAGACGCCGGTGGGAGCGGAGGTGGTGGAGGCGGCGGCGGAGGGGGTGGCGGTGGCGGACTTGGCGGAGGGGGAGGCCACTGGGCTGCTGCAGGAGCTGGTGCCGTACACCGGCGTCATGAACCTCGAGGGGCTCCGACGCCCTCTCCTCGCCGTGCAGGTGACCGCCCAACGAGATCTTTTTACTTTTATTCCTGAAATGCCCCTActctaattaaaattatttttttcctgaaatacccctttctttttttttttttctttttttcttttttcttggtgAATTGTACTTGACTAGTTTAATGAAATTAGAAAAATGATAATGAGAAATATCACGAGAAAGCTTCTAGTTATAAGCATTCATACCACAGTCATCAACAAGCTTAACAAAATGGCCCACCCAACCAGTAGCTCGTACCACCATTTTCCTAGAATCCCTCGTTATTCCccaaaaagttttaaaaaaaaaaaaaaaaaaaaaaaaaagaagaaggtatGGGTGGTTTGGAACATTGCCTGATAGGCTGATATAGGCAAAAAAACCTGCTATCGAGGATCAGGAAATGATATCTAAgaaaatattgataaaattttaaataaaatgatatcttgaatGAATCATTCTCTAACCGGATATGCTATACTGTCTCAACTGGTGGTCTCTCTAAAATAattatcctttctttttttggtaatataaaataaatatccttcaactgCCATGATAGCAGCTGTTTCACTTTGGATGACAACATTTGCATCTACATATATGCCAaagttgtaaatattttcttgatTTCTAGGGCTCATGTACAAGGCAAGTTTCATTAGCCAAAAATTCAGATAAAATCTTCTCTTCATTAATTTTTGGTATTCTTTTGTAAAGTATAGGCCCAAGATTGCATGTAAGTAAATAAAAACTTGCTATGGGGGTTAAAATTATTTCCTACATTTGAAGATGTTAAGGATCCACATTTAGCAAGTGGTGGGTGTTTGTTAGCGATGGATCATTTAAAATTCAAGTTATATGAATCTCTTATCGCCGGAGTTGTAGCCGGAGTTGGTAGGTGTTTTTGACTGATATCTAACCATATACATCCATCTGAGTTCTATGGTTTTGAGGTGAGGTGCGACTACAACAGCTCTCTAAATcttaaaagtaattttatttcGAGAATTAGATCATTTTTAGGGGTTTGTTTGAATTAATTAAGAGTTTGTTTGGATGGATAGGCTAAAAATTCCGTTAGACTCATAAATTGAACtagtaaaattaattagataatagATTTATAAACTGGGCTAAATCTAGTTCCATCACTATGCAAAATTAGTTTTGAAGTGGGCTGGCCCAAATTTTAtgaggaaaacaaaaaaaaaaaactcagcctatcctctttttctttctacgGATTCAGACCAGCCTACTTCAAAATCAATTATGAATACTTACGGATATAGGTTTAGCCTAATCTGTAGGTCTATTATCTAATTGATTTTACTGATCCAACTCACGAATTCAATGAGATTTTAGCCCATTCATCCAAACAGATCCTAAGTTTGTTGGGTATCCCTTGAGAAGGATTTTATTAGTACATGATCATATCAGTATAGCCAACTGGTCTTGATGTGGTTGTGAGGAATATTGTATATTAATATGAGCCTCTGGCTTGTTGCAAAGAGAAGAAGGAACGTTGGATCAGTGGTGAATGGCTGCTATTAGTTTTTCAATTGTTTGACAGTAAATGTATAAGGTTACTAAATACTTCTATTCTGCTATAATTAGTAAGTTACACCTACCAAGGGACTGCCCAAATACCTAATATACAAACACTGTGAGTGCAAGGCTTCACCATACAGCGAATTAGGCCTCCTAAATCGTGGCAACAAAGGATCTCCAACGGAGTTGAATATAATGTACAATAGAATTCCAGATCCATTATTAGATGTTGCAAGTAAAGCAGTTCATTcacatcaaaagaaaaaaagtgatGCAGTTCATTGGTTCATGTAAAAGTGATCATGTGTTAAAATACAGTTATTAAAGCCCACCTACGTCATAGATGGCCCCCAATAGGTACTCACAAACCTCTTTCCACCACCATAGTCCTAAATTATGTCCAACAATTAATTATTTGAGAGATCTAGCATTCTTAGCCTAGCCAACCTCATATATTATTCATATCCACTTAGATGATTATTCAATTAACTTTATTTTCAGCTTGATTTGGAATATCAATACATGAAAGGAGCACCTCGTAGTGGAAGCAATACTACGAGTGTTAATATGACATGATTaggtgctcatatatatacttaaAAAATGACATTATTATTGATTCCCAAAGATGTTGTAAGGTCATTTTTAACTTCTTCTAATTGTCTCTttgtaatttttgaattttagttGACAAGGAAATTTTGTACATGTACCAAGGGTTTGTTGCTAGGCCTGGTTAGGTTGCTCCATCAACCCAAATTTTTTAGGATAATTTTTTCTGTTTCTACTCACAAGATTCCAACTGATTTTTGAGGATATAACGATCTCCCGAGATCTCCATAGAACCCCATCCAAAAGCTAATATCTTTAAGGGAACTTCTACTTTTTCTATCAACATTGGAGTTGCATCTTCGgacaaaagaaggattcaccttccttcatgCGAATCCACCATTGAATCATCCGTTGGCTATTTTAAGATGTGTGTAGATAGAGGAATGATAGCATTCGGAACGTTTTGAGATCTGTGTAGTAGGTGAtcgtgctttgagatctatgtggtGGGTGATTGGATGGTGGATTTGCACGAAGGAAGTGGAAATAGTGAATCCTTCTTGGACCAAAAATATATTTCCAATCCTTTGTTTCAATGACCATTTATTTTCTAATCCTTGCATATAAAACAATACAAAGATGTGTAAAACAAACATTAGTGTGCTTATAAGTCTTGTATATAGACTGTTTCAAAGAATAAAAGGTTaatgtttaccaaaaaaaaaaaagaataaaaggtTAATACAACTTGGTTTGGCTTCAATTGCTATCATCAAATGGCAGTGAAACGAACGGCCCCTTGTGTGGTCAACATATCCTTTGTGCACTCctttccattttcttttcttttttttgcttctttttttttttttttttttttttgctttgagaTGTACATCTGGAATATGGAGATTTCAAATCAATGCCAAGGGCAGGACCCCATCATGTGGGCTAACAAATCCTTGAGCATGGCCTTCCAAGCAGACAGTCACATACCAACTCCCCTCTGCAATCATTCAAGCAAGCCATAATTATGCCTCTGCAGCTTCTACATGCCTGCATGACCTATCTCCTTGACTTTGGTCCAATGGGTTAACGCCCTTCTTTTATGCAGCAATTTAGTGTTCTTAAAGGCACCCTTTTTTTGGGGTGGGTGCCACATCTACCGGCCCTCGAGGTTATTATCCCCTACTGCTTTTTTGGTTGAGGTGGATGCAAAAATTACTACGTACCGAGTTTTTTCCATAGCCTACATGTAAGTTAAGATATATTGTTATTATATGCAAAATATCTCCATGTTAGTTTAATTAGTCAGAAGCTTATGCATGACTCGAATGTACAGGTCCCTGAATTTAGCATCTGAATGAACTCTAATTTTTAGACATGCCAGGTTTTTTCTGTTTCAGTATGTGTATAATGGTGAGACCATCATtagtcctcaaaaaaaaaaaaatacttaggtTGTGTTTGGTATGTTATCGGACAATCTGGGAAGATAATGTGGATTGCTTCAAGAATCCATTCTTTTACGGGTAAAAAATTTATCTGAGAATCTATATCTTTTTAGGtaactattttttaaataatatttagataaaaaaataatttatctatgttCTTTTACATATAGAAAGGAAAGTAGCTTCGGAATttattatccatatttttttacattACTACTATCCTGGATAAAttgataaaatttatctatatttctCATGATATCCTTTATGCTTTTTAGTTTGACAAGTTATTAAGCATTGAACGATGAAGACATTGAAAATGAGGATGGACATTTTAGGTACAGCATTAAATGCCTACTTTACTGTctgatggaaaaatgatttagccacctcctagatagaaatttttttttttattttatgggtAAATATTGTCCATGATAAAGTAACTTATCCATTTTGAAAAATGTGAGAACATGGGTAAGTTAGTCAATGAaagaattgatcaatttttttatgatatttacttAAAAAAGAACGACCCCTAAAGATAGATTGCcatcattaaattatcagtaatgttgattatTGTGTTTGGTACATACAGATAATGttacagtaaaattactgaaaatcttgattgtgcatatttagtatgacaattagattaccggtaatatgaaatcaaaattttaaaatatcctcaataattttatcttgatgctttttttttcttatgagaAGTAATAGGACTGAGTGAGTATGGTGGGTCGAGGGGTGTAGAAAACTGCAAGCGCTAGGGGTGGAGAGGGGGTGAGCGCACGTGGAGCTATGGAGGTGATAGGGACAGGCATGGAAGAGCCACAGGAGGTGATCGGGGATAAGAACAAGAATCACTGGCAGACAAAGGGAGATGGAGGAATTGCGGGTCGGAGGCACAGAGAGGGGTGAAGGAGAGGGTTGGGCAATgaattttgtgtgattttttttaagagataattttgtctaaaatttttattacagtATTGTTAAAGAAGTGATAATCTGCATAGCCATTTCTCCTCAAGACAATTCAGATTGCCTTCCATAAGGTAATTTAGATTGTCAAGATAATCTAAATTATCATCCAAAAAGCATATCAAATATAGTAATTCAgattatcatattaaattattaataatctggatagattgtccGCTaccaaatataattttagatttttaaaaaaataaaatcttcttTCCTTCGGGACTATATTATCCATTATAAAGATCTGTTATATTGATATCATGTGATTTGGCCAACTCAACAGGCCAATTGACACCCTATTAGTTATTTACTTATTTTCAAGAGATTCTAGTTTAGACTTTTTATTCTCTGACTATTTAGATATTTTTCAGCAAAAACATTACAAAATCATGGACACAGCAAAGAGTTCAGATCCCAATGTGTTCACATTAATTCTTATCTCCCTTCTTATCTTTCCCCTCATTAATCAGCTTCCAAGTTTTGCTCACTCTTGTGACATTTCGTCGAACACCCACAGTTCACCAAGCTCAAGGACGGCCTGGCCATCGGCTGCGCCTTCAACCACGCCATACTGGACGGCAACTCCACCTGGCACTTCATGTCCTCCTGGGCCGAGCTCTGCCGTGGTGCCCCCTCAATCTCCATCGCCCCCCTCCTTGACCGCACCAAGGCCCGCCCCACCCGCGTccccctctccctccccgccTCCCCCCAAGAACACGAGCTCGCCGACCCCAACGGCGCCCCCAAACCCCTCCTCGCCAAGCTCTTCTCCTTCTCCGGCCCCGCCGTCGACCGCATCAAAACCCGCGCCAACGCCAACCTCCCCCCCGACGCCAA is a genomic window containing:
- the LOC105055610 gene encoding BAHD acyltransferase DCR translates to MKPINAPSQPNRQRPHQIHFHPPLYLTTPSPPSFHSTKHSSHPAPPLPRTPLAMAVENGMPEEAKAESVKVINKTTVFPEKKPEKATCLLNTFDLPYITFYYNQKLMLYKGGEFEENVGRLKEGLGKVLEYFYPLAGKLRQDEEGVLVVDCETPVGAEVVEAAAEGVAVADLAEGEATGLLQELVPYTGVMNLEGLRRPLLAVQFTKLKDGLAIGCAFNHAILDGNSTWHFMSSWAELCRGAPSISIAPLLDRTKARPTRVPLSLPASPQEHELADPNGAPKPLLAKLFSFSGPAVDRIKTRANANLPPDAKPLSTFQSLGAHVWSAVCRARTLKPDDLTVFAVFIDCRSRVEPPLPDAYFGNLIQAIFTVTASGLLLASPPEFGASAIQKVIDAHDAGAIRKRLEEYEAKPKMFYYSDAGFNCVAVGSSPRFKVYDVDFGFGRPERVRGGSNNKFDGMVYLYPGREGGRSIDVELTLQKEAMQNLEKDGEFLMVDAA